A segment of the Leptolyngbya sp. NIES-3755 genome:
CGCTTCAAGGTGATCGTTATGCTGTTGTGAAACCAGATGAAATGGGACTTTCGGGTACTTGGATGCAGCGGATTGCACCTGATCCAGAAGCAAGTCTGCGAGTATTAGTCGATCGAGAATTACGCTCTGTTGCGGTTGAGAAAAATCGTGCAAATCCGGATCTTCAAGCGATTAACAGCGATGGAAGTGGACATTATTACTGGGTCGATCGAGAAGCTGGATTTAGCTCACAGGATCAAACAGATTTAGTGCAGTTTATGTTGTCGATCGACGATGATCCAGCAGTGACGCTTGAAAACTAACGGTAGATCGGATGCACTGTGTTACTCTGAAGGAATTGAAATAAAGGGAGCGCTGAAGATCATGGTCGCACAACCTAAAAATGCTGCCTCCTCAGAAGTGATTTACCCGGAGTCTGACGGTCAGCCGATGTCCGATAACACAAAGCAATTTCGCTGGATCGTCACGATCAAAGAGAATTTAGAGATCTTATACGCTTCAGAGCCAAACGTCTTTGTAGCGGGCGACTTGATGTGGTATCCGGTTGAGGGAAGTAATCGGCTGTGTCAAGCTCCAGATACGATGGTCGTATTTGGCAGACCAAAGGGCGATCGAGGTTCTTATCAACAATGGAAAGAAGATAATATTCCGCCTCAAGTCGTTTTTGAAATTTTATCTCCGAGCAACACTCTATCAGAAATGTCTCGTAAGCAAGCTTTTTACAATCGATATGGCATTGAAGAATACTATATCTATGACCCAGACCAGAATGAGCTTGTTGGATTGCAACGAATCGATCAATATTTGGCTGATATTCCTGAAATTCAAGAATGGGTCAGTCCGCGATTAGGAATCCGGTTTGTGCTGGATGATACGACTCTGAATTTGTATGCACCGAATGGCGATCGCTTTCTGACTCCGGTAGAACTCGCTGCCCAACGCGACCAAGAACGGCAACGGGCAGAACAAGAGCGGCAACGGGCAGACGAATTAGAGGCATTACTTCAGCAATATCGAGAACGCTTTGGGGAATTGGAGTAGCGATCGCTTGATTTGTTGAGTTTATTAACGTGGCAGTCGAAAAATCCTCAATTCCGTTGAAGATCAAAATTGTAGAGTTACGAACTTTGCAACAGTCTTATGACCCCGACGCTTTTTGGTCGATGGCAAACTCGGATTTTTCTGCTATTTACGGTTGGGCTTCTGGTCACAATTCCGTTTTCGATCGGCATTTTGGGAGAGCCATCGAGCAACTATATCGGCATTTTGGTATGGATTGCACTGTTTGGAATTGGATGGGATGTGTTGTACGATCGCATTCAAAAATTCCGCTGGGATCGCGACTGGCCCGCTAGTTTCCAGCTTCTTGCAGGTCTCTGGGAAGCGGTCTTTATCTTGTTTATTCTCAACGGGCTTGGAATTGAACTACCAGGGATTGAAGACCTTCCTATTCGCTTAGGCACGTTCATTTTTCACTACAGTACTGTTTGGCTAACGGTGTTTACTGCCTCTCAAACTCTGATGCGAGTAGTTTTTCCCCGTTGGCGATTTCGTGGAGGCAAATGGCTTTAGATGCACTATCTTTTAACAATTCCCGGTTTACCGCTGGCTGATCCGGTTTATGTCTTTGCTTTGATTCTAGGGCTGATTTTGCTTGCAATGAATCTATCCTCTCGGTTAAGACTACCGATGATTGTTCTACTCATTGCGTTTGGTGCGATCGCTGGAACAAACGGATTTAATATCATCGCTCGTGATGCTCAATTGATTCTCCTAGAGCGGATTGGATTGCTCTACATTATGCTGCTGGCAGGATTGGGGTTGAATCTTGATGTACTCAAGCGATCGAGCAAAAAGGTTCTGTCCTTCGGATTGCTCACGTTTGGGGTTCCATTTACGATCGGGTTTATTACCGGACAACTGTTGACGAACAATTTACTGGTATCCGTATTGCTAGGAATTCTCTACTCGCCACATACGTTGATGGCTTATCCAATTGTGGTTTCGCTCGGAATTGTGCAACAAGAAGCGATCGCGGTTGCGGTTGGTGGCTCAGTGATTACGACAATTCTGACCTTGGTGAGCTATGCGATCGTCAAAGCAATTCATTCGGGTGGCGTTGGAATTGAGCTTTGGATCAAGTTACTAATTGTTTTCCCGATCGTTGTAATCGGTTGCTTCAAAGTTTTACCCGCTTTAGCAAAACGATTTGTGAAAGATGAACAACAGCCGATTCAAGCTTTTCTATTTGTATTAGCAGCGATGTTTTTTACAGCAACATTGACCCATGCGATCGGGATTGATGCGATCGTAGGAGCATTTCTCTCAGGTCTTGCTTTGAGTCGTTCTGTCCCGAAAGAAAGTGAACTGATGCGGCGACTAGAATTTGTTGGTAATAGCTTATTTATTCCCGCCTTTGCACTATCAGTCGGTGTACTATCTGATCCGAAAGTCTTTGTGCGACATCCAGAAAATCTGGGAATAGCAGCTTTAGTAATTTTAGGTGCAGTTGGAGCGAAGTATTTAGCAGCTTGGTTTACAGGACAATGGTTTCGCTATCCTGGAGCTTCGGTCATGACGATGTTTGGATTAACCATGTCCCGATCAGCTTTGGTGCTGGTGATTGCTTTGTTCGGGAAGAATGCGGGATTGCTGACTGACGGAATTTTTAATGCGATCGTGGCTTATATTGCGGTGACTTGTTTAATCGGTCCAGTCGTGACGACAGTTTCCGGTAGAGTGATGAATCAAAGTCGCCTGATTGAGAGTCGCTGAACATCAATTGAGTCACGTGAATTCTGAAAGTGATGGATGCTGCGGGGGCACAAATCCGCCAGAAACGAAGCAAATTTAAGGCGATTGATTTTGCACCCAACGCATCCATTGTTCAAACGATCGCATTCCATTCAATCCTTTCAGCCCCGGAACATTCGCTGACTGCAAATCATCCACTGCCACGATCGCTGCATATTGAAGTCCTAAAAAGCTATCCACTGCTGCATAAGGTCCTCCAAGTGTCATCGCTCCCGCTGCATACATTCGCGCCGTACCATTTCTCATGCCATTGATTTCAAACGCATTGCTGACAGAAAGCCGCTGAGTCGGATTAAGTTCAAGCTTGTAGCGCAGCACCAGATCTTTGAGCAATGGACTAAATTGAATTTCATTCGTTAGACCCGTGGCATCAATCAGAAAATCCACTTTGATCATTTGCTCATTTGTAATTCGTCCTTCTGCTTTCTCTAAGGTGTCGATTCGGAGATGATCGCCTTGTCGCTGCAAATCTTTGATCTCACCAAACAAAATCCGATACCAACCCGATCGAATTCCTTGATCAATCATTTCTTGCCAATCTCGTCGATCGGCAGTGGTCGTTCCACCCCAGTCACTCAGGAGCCGCTTGCGTTCTTCAGGAGTGGCATTTTCTAATTTCTCTCTCAGTTCCCCGCCCCAACAAGCTTTGGGCCAATTAAACGGTTGGAGTTCTTGATGATTTTTCACCACCCGCTGAGAAGTTTCATAGCGATGTCCCTGCGGCACAGGCGATCGGAGTAGGTGAATCAGTTGAATCTTACATCCCTCTTGTCGCATCTCATAAATTCGCTGAATGATCCGAGATGCCACAATGCCGCGACCTTGCAGAATCACAATGCCACCTCCACGGCTTTTAAGCTGTTGATAGAGATGCTGATGGTCTTCATACGCATTCACTACTAAGCGATCGTGAAATGCTTCTTTGGTTTTCTCTCGATAAGCTGTTACTAATGGCAAATAACGCAGAGCAGGATAGCCAATTGCGACTTGAACCTGTCGTGCCACTAAATAGCGATAGTCCGAACCTTGAACACTACTGCGAGAATAAGCAATCACATAGCGATCGTCATTGGTTTTGCGAATTGCTCGAATATCTCCGTAACGGAACATCTGCTGCCATCCGATTCGGCGAATTTCTCGATCGATAGAATCAAAGACTCTTCCCGATCGCGGTGTGTAAGTTTCGATTCCTGTCGGTTCTGCAAAGACTTGCCACAACAGTTTTAGTGCATGACCCATCTCGCCCTTACTAAAATCTGTCCAAGCTTCTCTCAGGGCGTAGCTCGGAAACCCCCAAATGTTATCTGGGCACGAATCAGAGTTCGATCGAAGTCTTTCATGAGCAGGAATTTGAGAGAATTCACAGAGTTGCTTATAGTTCCAGTACGGTTTCTGATTTGCATCGGGGCGAATGTTACCGGATTGATCAAACTGAACTTTGCCCAACACTCGAATTTGATCGGCACGAATTCCAGAGAGTCTTAGTAAATCAACCCAGACAAAACTTCCTAACCCTCCACCCAGTGCCGCAAAATCAATCTGCTCGATCTCTTTACCTTCGCGAGCTAAATCAGACAGAGAAACGCGATCGCTTTCAATCAACCAAGCAGGCGGAAAGTTCGATTGGGGTCGAATTGCAGGTGAACGAGCAGTTGTCGTGACCCGTGAAGGAAACTGAGTTCGCAATACAGTGATTTGAAAAGGTCCCACTTGCAACACATCACCATCGGCTAAAGTTGCCGTCTCACAACTTCGACCATTGACTAAAATGCCATTACTGCTTCGTCGATCGCTCACGATCAATTCTCGATCTTTCCACTCGATCAAGGCATGAAACCGGGACACTTGAAGACTATTGAGGATCACATGCTGTCGTTCTGGAATGCCTTCAGCCGCGATCGCTTCAGGACTGCGACCGATTGCGATCGGGGTAATCGCGACAATTTCTTGTTCGGCTTCAGTCACCGGGTCATTCCAAAACAGCGTAACAGTAACAGGCATAAGTTAATGGTTTTGGGGAATGTAAACAGAAGCTCCATGCAGCGGAAAGCCATCATTCGGACAGCGACCGTTCAACTGTCCATACTCTTCGTAAGTGTAGCCCGTGTGACAATGCGGACACATCAGCGGCTTCATATCCGGTTTTGGAGATTCGATCGGGGGCGTGGGGGGAACGGTGACCGCTTTTGGAACCAGGACTGCAATGACAAATTCTCGTTTTCCAAGCTGTAAAACTCCATTTTTATCGATCGCAACTGGAGTATCGTAAACCATCTGACCATAAAGCTTGGGAGGATTGCTTCCGCCTTTCAAATTGTGGAGAAAAAAGCGATCGCGCTCCGGATCAAAATAGATTTCCACGTGTAATTTAGAAACCGATAAATCTTCTGGAGTGACGGATGGCAACACCAAATCACAAGTTAAGGGATCTCGCCCAATCCGAAACCGATTCGCACTGGTTCCAGGCTGATTCGATCGAATCACTTGACTTTGAGTTCCGCTATTCCAGGTGAGAACCAACTCTTTCATTGCGATCAATGGATACGTTTCTCTAATCGTGAATCTGAATCCCATTTCTAGATTGCAGATTCCGGACAAGATTATTTTATCGGTGTTCGTTATTCTACTGGTAGGTTTGTAAAGAGCGATCGACTGAACAACATTATTTAATTAATGGGCTTTTGTAGCTTGAATCAGCAAGTGCAAAAAACTTAACATTCGTCGGTTTTGAATCTAAAAGAATCCGTAGAATAGCTGGTAGAGTTTGAATATCTACTCACGCTTTGTTTTAACTCTGCAAGCATCCGAATTCAGTCTCGTTCTTTGCATCACCGATGCGCGTTCTGTCATTGATTGACGATTCAGCGCTGCTGTTGTTTGAACTTACAACCCATGTTGAATTCCAAAAGTCAGCGTATGAAGAGTCCTAACTATTACGCTCGTACCGAAACTAATCAACGAGAAAACAATGAAGATTTTTTTAACGGGTTCTTGATCGAGGATCAAGGGGGACAAGTCCCAGTTTTGGTAGTTGCGGACGGCATGGGAGGACACGAACACGGCGAAGATGTCAGTCGTCAAGCGGTGCTGAAAGTCGAAGATTTTCTAAAGAAAACGATTCAGCAAATTGCAGATCACTCTGATCCCGTCGAGTACTTAAAACACTGTTTACTCGATGCGATCGAGAGTGCAAATGAGTTGGTTCAACGCATGGTCAGCGTTAATGGCTGGGATCGGGCGGGATCAACGATCGTGATTGCTCTGGTTTGGCAGAATAAAGTCATTGCAGCAAACTTAGGCGATAGTCCATTATTTCACTGGAGTCAGAAAACGGGCGAACTCGTTCGGGTGACTCAAGATCATTCGGTTCCAGGCATTCTCGCAGAAGCCAAATTGATCACCGAAGAAATGGCAAGGTATCACGAACGACGCGGACAGTTAGAGTTTTTCTTAGGAAACAAAACTTTGCCGCAACCTGATCCCGTTTATGAGCGAACTTTAGAACCGAGTGATCTTTTACTTTTATGTTCGGATGGAATTAGTGGATCACTGAGTCGGGAGCAAGTTCGAGCAATACTAGCGGATTCTACGATCGATTTACCTGATAAAGCGGAGCAACTGATCCAAGCCGCAAGAGACGAAGGAGAAACAGACAATCAAACGGTAATGTTATGGCGGCACAAAGTTCCTTCACAAACCACTTCAACTCGTAAGATTGCTCATTCAACCGCAGTCCAAGCTCGATCGCGAAGCATGGTGCAAACGTCGCAGCCGACTTTAATTCAATCTTCGATTGCGCCTCAGGTACACTCTCGCGATCGACGAAAGCGATCGATTTCACGCAAAGGACTATTCATCCTCGGAGCAATTTCTCTCACGATTACGATCACGCTCGTTTGGTTGCTATTTCAAGTCATTGGAGTCTTGCAAGCCCATCTGGGTGGATCAAACCTTCAACCTGCTGCTAACCCTGTTCAACAACCCATTCAGCCCAAACCTGCCCCAAAAGTTCAATCGTTTCAGGGTTCTGTGATCACGACGATCGATGAGAATAATCAAATCATCGAGTGGGCAGCCCCCAAGCTAAAACCGGGAGAAAAAGAATGTCGATCGAACATTCCAGATGTGACTGATATTCAAATCATCGTGAGTCAATCCGATGAGCAACTGACCACACAAAGCGAAAGAACCAGGTGCATTCGAGTTTGGAAGCCCAAACTTTCTCAAGGAGTCTCACCTCGACCCACAACCCCCTCTGTAGAGGTTCCGATCGTCTCTATTCAAGGTGAACGCGCATGAGATGTCTCAATTGCGGTTTCGACAAGTTGCCGCTCAATTCAGCCCATTGCACCAACTGTGGTGTTCATCTTCCATCCCTATTACGGGATTGTTTGGAATCAGGAACATTACTACACCATAATACTTACCGAATCGATTATCCTCTCGGTCGAGGCGGATTTGGCATTACCTATCGTGCCTTTGATATTCATCTCGAACGATCAGTCGCGATCAAAGAGTTTTACCCACAAGAACATGCTTTTCGTGAAGGATTAACCGGACGCTTAGTGATTCCAAATACCAAGCAGGATGTGTATCATCGTGGACTCCAGCGATTTTTGCGAGAAGGAACGCTACTAGCAAAGCTAAAACACTCTGGTGTGGTTGATGTTTACAACGCCTTTCAAGAGCGGGATACAGCTTATCTCGTGATGGAATTGATCAAAGGGCGAACGTTGCGCGATGAACTGGAAGAACAACCCGGACGGCGATTGAATGTCGATCGTATTCGCGAAATTATGTCTCAGTTGGTGAATGCGCTTACTGTCGTGCATCAGCAAGAGATGTATCACCTCGATATTGCTCCAGATAATGTGCTGGTGTCTTCTGACGGTCGCGTTGTCTTAATCGACTTTGGAGCTTCCCGGCAAGGCTTAGGAGGGGGAACCACGCAAGCTTTTAAAGAAGCGTATGCGCCTCCTGAAGTAATCGACGGAAAACATACTGATGCTCGGAGTGATTTATTCGAGTTAGGCATGATGTTGCACGAACTCTTGAGCGGAGAATTACCTCCTTCATCGATTTCACGACTTTTGAGCTATGCCCATCATGGGGCTGAGCTTTGGGACCCGATGCAAGTTTCAGAACCTTGGCGTAGTTTGATTGGGAGTGCGATCCGACTGAATCCTGATGAGCGTCCCAGAGAGGTTCAAGCTTGGTGGAAGTCGCTCGATTTCGCCAACCAAGAAACAGTGCTTACTCCCCAAAGAACACCCACTCCGCAGCGTTTTCCAACTCCGGTTCCGTTGCCTGATCCAATACCTTCTCCGATTCCGCCCACGGTGGTCATTCCCAAGACAAGTCGTCCACCTACGCCGATTCCAACCCCAGTTCCAACCCCAGTTCCAACCGTTCAAGACTTTACCTCACCTGCGATCGCATCTCCACCCTCCAGACCGAAATATGCCGGATTTTGGTTGAGATTGGTTGCAGATTTAATCGATCGAACAATCCTCATTCTTGCGAGTGCGATCGTGCTGGCAGCCAATCGCGATCAACCCAATATCAATGACTATTTTCAATCGATCACGGTGCTCTACATCTTTCTCGGATTGTTATATACCTCTGTGCTGGAAAGTTCCAGAATGCAGGCAACTTTCGGCAAGTATCTGATGGGAATTCAGGTTACAGATAGAAATTGGAGACGGTTAACGTTACAGCGAGCGTTTGTGCGAGATCTGTGCAAAATCTTCTCCTACATCACTTTCGGGCTTGGATTCCTGATGGCATGTTTTACAGAAACCCGTCAGGCACTACACGACAGCATCACCAACTGTTTCGTCATAAGGAAAACCTAAAATGATCAATCAGCTTCAGTATGTTGGAATTCCAAAACGGTGTCTTGCGCTATTCATTGATGGCTTGATTCAAACCGTTGTGGGCTTTGTGGTCTTTTTTGGCATTTCCAAAGTAGAACTCGAAACCACAACAAAACTATTTTCTTATGCGCTCCTCGCGGCGGTGGTTCAATGGGGCTACTACGGCTTGATGGAAAGCTCCAAAGCGCGAGGAACATTCGGCAAAATGGCGCTAGGGATTAGTGTCTGTAATTCAATGGGTGGACAGATTTCACTCAAACAAGCCACGCTTAGATTTTTGGGCAAATCGCTTTGGTTCGTGCTCTTTTTTGTGGGAGCCGCGATCGCACTGGTTCCTCTCGTTGCAGGCAAGCAAAACTCACCCCTGCTGTTTATTACAATGGCGCTCTGGTTAGTCTCCTTCTTGCTGGGAGCCGTGGGTTATCTGATGCCCGCCTTTATTCCAGAGCGACAAGCATTGCACGATCGGATTGCTCATACGTTTGTGATTGAAGATGATAGTGCCGATCGACAAGTTTCGCAGAAAATTATCTTTCAAATGATTGCGATCGCGGTTGTTGCAAGATTGCTCTTCAATGTCATTCCAGGAATTCCAATTTCGATTACAAATAGCAATAACGACTCTTCTCAAGCGAATCAGCAAACCCCTGTTCGCAATACTCCAAACCGAGGGACGACTGGCTCTAAGCGTCCTGCCAATTCAAATACCACTCCAGAAGCGTTAACGATTACTCGTTGTGGAGTTACAGAGCAACTGTCGCCCCCCAGTCCGAATTCTTACATTGATGGGGATTGGAAGGTGAATTTTGCAGTGGGCATCGAAGCTCATGAATCGACGCTGAGAATGAAGGGAGCCACTGGAGTGATGCGAACTCAATTCTTTGACAAAGATGCGAATAAAACCAGAACGGTCGTACAACAAATGAACCTCAAAGTTTCTTCAAGCGGAATTTGGTTGCTCGGATCAAATCCGGTGAATGAGGAAACGAACCAACCTGATGCAAATTACAGCCCGGATAACATTTTCATGCAGCGTGCTCCATCCGGTCAATTTAATGCTGTGAACTGCGATAACAATAACAATCTTTCGCGTGTGTCGATCGCCCCTGTTAATAACTAAGCTTATGCACGATCGTGTTTTGCAAAACTATCGAGGTGGCATGATTGCGCTCCAGATTCCATCGATCGATCAAGTCGAATTGCTCGATTTGCTCGGAGTCGGTGGCTTTGGAACCGTTTGGAAAGTTCGCAATCCAGCAACCGGAAAGCTCTATGTGCTCAAGATCATTCAGGCGATTAAACCGAATACGGTGCTGGTTGAACGAGTTCGACTAGAGGCTGAAGTTTCAATTCCATCGAAGCATATTGTTCCGGTCGTTGGTTTGAAGGAATGGGATTCGAGTACGTTTCTGATTTTGTTTGAACTGTTTGAAGCGCGATCGCTGGATAAAGTTCTGGCAGAAGAAACCCTGAAACCTGAGCAAAAACGCCAAATTTTCGATCAGATCTTGATCGGAGTTGCAGATGCTCATCGAAGTAACATCATTCACCGGGATCTCAAGCCAGAAAACATTCTCGTTGGCAAAGATCACCATGTGAAGCTGATCGATTTTGGACTCTCGAAGTTCAAAGGCAAAGGATTAACGCTGACCGGTGAAGTCATGGGGACACCACCGTATATGTCTCCCGAACTCTTGATCTATGGATCTAAGATTGCGGATGCGCGAGTCGATATCTATGCGCTTGGACATATTTTGTATGAATTAGCAATGGGCTACACCTTTTGGGCAAAACAAGGCTGGCTCGCCAATCGATTTGATAACTTTGTCAAATTCTTGGGGCAAAACCCACAACCGACCGAGTGCATCGATTTGAGCGATTTCCACTGCGACTTTTATCACAATGCGATCGCCGTTCTGGCTCGGATGGTGAAAACCAACGCAGACGATCGATTCGCATCGGTTGAAGAAGTGATCATGGCACTGACTCATGAACCGAGTCGAAAAACAATGCCGCCGATTCCGGAAGTTGAAGAAAGCAGGGGTATCTCCTTTAACTATCCTTTGCTCACGGTAGAATCTGGAACAAATCGCGATGCTCGAACGCTAGTGGCACTAGAACCGGGAGAGTCGATCGTACTGGGTCGAGCCGATATTGCAGGGAATGATCTGAGTATCAGCAGCAAGCATCTCATGTTTACTCGCCAGCATGGACGCTATTTTGTCAATGACTTTCATAGTAAAAACGGAACTCTGCTTCGCGGCATGTTACTCAATCCGAATGCTCCCCCAATGGAAGTGCAGAACAACGATCGCATCAAGGTTGGGGATATTTTTCTTCGCTTCAATTCACCTGTTTGATTGTCCCACTACTGTTTAAGGTTTGTTATGAAAACTTGTGTTCACTGCGGCGCGACCAATCCAGATGCAGCAAATTTCTGCCTCGACTGTGGCAAAGCCATCCATTCTAGTTCGATGCAGCAAAACCAAATTCCTCAAACGGTAATGCCCCAATCGAGAATGGCTCCCGATCAATCGAATTCGACGATCATCGATGTGCCGCAATCGAATTCGACGATCATTGATGTCCCGAATCAAGATCAACAAGTGCCGCACCAAGGGCAAGTTCCTAAACAAGCTCCCGCCCCTACGTTGATTCCACAGTCGCGGAAACCGCAAGTTCCCGATACGATCGCGGCTCCCTCCAACGCGACGATTCCCGATGCAAAATCTCCGAACTATGTTGATCCTCAACAGTTTCAAGCCCTTTACCAAAAAGTCATTCAGAACCAGCGCAAAGCGGACATTCTATTTGTGCTTGATTGTACGGGAAGTATGCAAGGTGAAATCGATGCGGTTCGCGATGCCATTACTTCATTTGCCGACACGATTCAATCCCAATCTGTTCGTGCCAGAGTCGGACTGATTGAATTTCGCGATCGCTTAATCGGGGAAGAACAACGAGTCTTACTGTTCGAGGGTGAACCGTTTACGAGCAATCCCACTCTATTCCGCGAACAAGTTGGAAAACTCCGAGCTTCAGGCGGCGGTGACGAACCGGAGAGCAGCTTAGATGCCGTCTTACTCGCACTCGATCAACCCTTCGATCCGACGGCAAACAAAGTCATCGTTCTCGTCACCGATGCCCCTCCTCATCTGCCTGATGTGACTGTTCAGAGCATTGATCAAGTGGTGCAAAAAATGCGAGAAATCACAGTCGATCAATTCTATGTTGTGATGAAAACGAGTGATCAACGCAGCCAAGTTTATCTTCGACTCTTAGAAGGTAGACGAGGACTTGCCTTTGAAATTGGCAGCGGAGATGATTTTAGAACTCGTGCAGAAGACTTTAAGCGCACCTTGATGGCACTGGGCAAAACTATTTCAACCGCAACCCGATAAACATGAGCCAACTTACACTCTCTTGGCAAGAAGCAGGCAATCCGCGATCGCGCTCGTTCGATCTGACTCAACCGATTCACAAAAGCATGTATGCGCTTCGATTGGGGCGCGATGCGGAACAATGTGATGTCGTCTTTGATGATCCGAGTGTATCCAGACTTCATGCTGAGATTCGATGGCATCCTGCGACTCAAGAGTTCTCGGTTCAAAATCTGCGCGATATTAACCCGATCGCAGTCGATGGTCGGCTCTTGAGCCAGGGAACTCAAATAATTCGATCGGGAACGATGATTGTCCTTGGAGATACGACCATTCAAGTGGCTCAACTTCAGCAAGCTCCTGGAGTGAATCCTTTTCAACCGCCTGTTCTGGAGACTCCAGTTCCCGTCGAAGCTTCGCCCAGAGTTGAACCGATCCGATTGCCTGCGAGTTCGATCACGTTCAGTCACTATCTTCCGCTTGCAGGTACAAGCCGCGAATTGAGACAACAGGGCTATCTCTTACCGGGAGTAATTACGGTACTCTGGGTTGTTTTGATGTTCTCAAGCTTGGGTCGCCCTGGAGTCTTTAACTTCCTGTTAGCAGGTTATTTAGGCATTGCCGGATTTTATTTAATTTATAAGCTCTGTGGAAAACGGAAGCCGGGATGGGTGATTGCGATCGCGATTATCATGACTCCGATTTTGCTCTTAACCCCGGTTTGGGGTGCGATCGCGTTTTTCTTCCGCGTTATTCTCCCTGGTCGAATTCCTGAGAGCGATGATGTTGGCTTTATTCCATTATTTATTTCATTCTTTTTTGGGGCGGGTCTTGCCGAAGAACTCTTAAAAGCAATTCCAATCTTTGTTTTAACTTGGTATGGTCGCACAGTTTCACCTGGACTACGCCAACGATTAGGCGTGACAGAACCTTTGGACGGAATCATACTAGGAGCCGCTTCAGGGTTAGGGTTCACTTTGCTTGAAACACTCGGACAATACATTCCGAATTTAGTTCAATCGGTCGCAATGCAAACTGATCCAGGTTCAGCCCAATTGATCGGACTACAGCTTCTGATTCCCCGAATTGTTGGCTCTGTGTTTGGTCACATGGCTTATAGTGGTTACTTTGGTTACTACATCGGACTGAGCGAATTAAAACCCAGAGGACGATGGAAGTTTCTAGCAACAGGTTATTTAATCGCATCCGGTGTTCATGCTTTTTGGAATTCAAGCTCAGCCTTGGGAACTTGGGCATTAGGACTGGCTGGAATCATTGCTTATTGTTTGCTAATTGGGGCAATTCTCAAGGCTCGGCAGCTTTCACCGAATGTGAATAAGCCGCTGTAAATTCAATTAATCTTTCTAATCTTAGCTCCGTCTGTGCAGGCAATTCAGGCAGGACGGAGCAATTTTTTGTCTCTACTACAAATTAGACGCATCAGTTGGCAGTTTTCGGCAAGATAGCTTGATGAT
Coding sequences within it:
- a CDS encoding hypothetical protein (similar to AA sequence:cyanobase_aa:LBDG_01920) produces the protein MKSPNYYARTETNQRENNEDFFNGFLIEDQGGQVPVLVVADGMGGHEHGEDVSRQAVLKVEDFLKKTIQQIADHSDPVEYLKHCLLDAIESANELVQRMVSVNGWDRAGSTIVIALVWQNKVIAANLGDSPLFHWSQKTGELVRVTQDHSVPGILAEAKLITEEMARYHERRGQLEFFLGNKTLPQPDPVYERTLEPSDLLLLCSDGISGSLSREQVRAILADSTIDLPDKAEQLIQAARDEGETDNQTVMLWRHKVPSQTTSTRKIAHSTAVQARSRSMVQTSQPTLIQSSIAPQVHSRDRRKRSISRKGLFILGAISLTITITLVWLLFQVIGVLQAHLGGSNLQPAANPVQQPIQPKPAPKVQSFQGSVITTIDENNQIIEWAAPKLKPGEKECRSNIPDVTDIQIIVSQSDEQLTTQSERTRCIRVWKPKLSQGVSPRPTTPSVEVPIVSIQGERA
- a CDS encoding serine/threonine protein kinase (similar to AA sequence:cyanobase_aa:Cyan7425_3060): MRCLNCGFDKLPLNSAHCTNCGVHLPSLLRDCLESGTLLHHNTYRIDYPLGRGGFGITYRAFDIHLERSVAIKEFYPQEHAFREGLTGRLVIPNTKQDVYHRGLQRFLREGTLLAKLKHSGVVDVYNAFQERDTAYLVMELIKGRTLRDELEEQPGRRLNVDRIREIMSQLVNALTVVHQQEMYHLDIAPDNVLVSSDGRVVLIDFGASRQGLGGGTTQAFKEAYAPPEVIDGKHTDARSDLFELGMMLHELLSGELPPSSISRLLSYAHHGAELWDPMQVSEPWRSLIGSAIRLNPDERPREVQAWWKSLDFANQETVLTPQRTPTPQRFPTPVPLPDPIPSPIPPTVVIPKTSRPPTPIPTPVPTPVPTVQDFTSPAIASPPSRPKYAGFWLRLVADLIDRTILILASAIVLAANRDQPNINDYFQSITVLYIFLGLLYTSVLESSRMQATFGKYLMGIQVTDRNWRRLTLQRAFVRDLCKIFSYITFGLGFLMACFTETRQALHDSITNCFVIRKT
- a CDS encoding RDD domain-containing protein (similar to AA sequence:cyanobase_aa:Tery_2608) is translated as MINQLQYVGIPKRCLALFIDGLIQTVVGFVVFFGISKVELETTTKLFSYALLAAVVQWGYYGLMESSKARGTFGKMALGISVCNSMGGQISLKQATLRFLGKSLWFVLFFVGAAIALVPLVAGKQNSPLLFITMALWLVSFLLGAVGYLMPAFIPERQALHDRIAHTFVIEDDSADRQVSQKIIFQMIAIAVVARLLFNVIPGIPISITNSNNDSSQANQQTPVRNTPNRGTTGSKRPANSNTTPEALTITRCGVTEQLSPPSPNSYIDGDWKVNFAVGIEAHESTLRMKGATGVMRTQFFDKDANKTRTVVQQMNLKVSSSGIWLLGSNPVNEETNQPDANYSPDNIFMQRAPSGQFNAVNCDNNNNLSRVSIAPVNN
- a CDS encoding serine/threonine kinase protein (similar to AA sequence:cyanobase_aa:Tery_1030), whose amino-acid sequence is MHDRVLQNYRGGMIALQIPSIDQVELLDLLGVGGFGTVWKVRNPATGKLYVLKIIQAIKPNTVLVERVRLEAEVSIPSKHIVPVVGLKEWDSSTFLILFELFEARSLDKVLAEETLKPEQKRQIFDQILIGVADAHRSNIIHRDLKPENILVGKDHHVKLIDFGLSKFKGKGLTLTGEVMGTPPYMSPELLIYGSKIADARVDIYALGHILYELAMGYTFWAKQGWLANRFDNFVKFLGQNPQPTECIDLSDFHCDFYHNAIAVLARMVKTNADDRFASVEEVIMALTHEPSRKTMPPIPEVEESRGISFNYPLLTVESGTNRDARTLVALEPGESIVLGRADIAGNDLSISSKHLMFTRQHGRYFVNDFHSKNGTLLRGMLLNPNAPPMEVQNNDRIKVGDIFLRFNSPV
- a CDS encoding hypothetical protein (similar to AA sequence:cyanobase_aa:Tery_1028) produces the protein MKTCVHCGATNPDAANFCLDCGKAIHSSSMQQNQIPQTVMPQSRMAPDQSNSTIIDVPQSNSTIIDVPNQDQQVPHQGQVPKQAPAPTLIPQSRKPQVPDTIAAPSNATIPDAKSPNYVDPQQFQALYQKVIQNQRKADILFVLDCTGSMQGEIDAVRDAITSFADTIQSQSVRARVGLIEFRDRLIGEEQRVLLFEGEPFTSNPTLFREQVGKLRASGGGDEPESSLDAVLLALDQPFDPTANKVIVLVTDAPPHLPDVTVQSIDQVVQKMREITVDQFYVVMKTSDQRSQVYLRLLEGRRGLAFEIGSGDDFRTRAEDFKRTLMALGKTISTATR